A DNA window from Bradyrhizobium sp. CCBAU 53421 contains the following coding sequences:
- a CDS encoding LLM class flavin-dependent oxidoreductase encodes MDMFSDIRFDVFSTCPQSGAVQSADYVERVQAVARWSEEAGCKGILVYTENSLVDPWLVSQVILQSTKELCPLVAVQPVYMHPYSVAKMVSSFAHMYGRRLYLNMVAGGYTTELAALGDATAHDRRYARLVEYTAIIKLLLENAEPVTHEGEFHAVRNLRMTPPLPRELLPGIFVSGSSEAGLAAAKVLGATPVKYPKPAAEYGQADTDCVGSGVRVGIIARASAEEAWRVAHERFPTDKKGQLAHKLAMKVSDSAWHKQMSDLAAETAAQDTPYWLVPFENYKTFCPYLVGDYGVVSDELARYAAAGYGTFILDIPPTREELVHTGEVFGQALTKARRLKSSALRDPARQGLAG; translated from the coding sequence ATGGATATGTTTTCCGACATTCGGTTCGACGTCTTCAGCACGTGCCCGCAATCCGGCGCGGTGCAGTCGGCGGACTATGTCGAACGGGTGCAGGCCGTCGCCCGCTGGAGCGAAGAGGCGGGCTGCAAGGGAATCCTGGTCTATACGGAAAATTCCCTGGTCGATCCCTGGCTCGTCTCGCAGGTGATCCTGCAGAGCACCAAGGAACTCTGTCCGCTGGTGGCGGTGCAGCCGGTCTACATGCATCCGTACAGCGTCGCCAAGATGGTGAGCTCGTTTGCGCATATGTACGGGCGCCGGCTCTATCTGAACATGGTCGCGGGCGGCTACACGACCGAGCTTGCGGCACTCGGCGACGCGACGGCGCACGACAGGCGGTACGCGAGGCTCGTCGAATACACCGCCATCATCAAGCTGCTGCTGGAGAACGCCGAGCCGGTAACGCACGAAGGCGAATTCCATGCCGTCCGCAATCTGAGAATGACCCCGCCACTGCCGCGGGAATTGCTGCCCGGCATATTCGTGTCGGGCTCCTCGGAAGCCGGGCTCGCTGCCGCCAAGGTGCTGGGCGCAACACCGGTGAAGTATCCCAAGCCGGCCGCAGAGTACGGGCAGGCCGATACTGACTGCGTCGGGTCGGGCGTGCGCGTCGGCATCATCGCCCGCGCGAGCGCCGAGGAGGCCTGGCGGGTCGCGCATGAACGTTTCCCGACCGACAAGAAGGGGCAGCTGGCACACAAACTGGCCATGAAGGTCTCGGATTCGGCGTGGCACAAGCAGATGTCCGATCTCGCGGCCGAGACGGCCGCCCAGGACACGCCGTATTGGCTGGTGCCGTTCGAGAACTACAAGACCTTCTGTCCGTATCTGGTCGGCGACTACGGGGTCGTCTCCGACGAACTCGCGCGCTACGCCGCGGCCGGCTACGGGACCTTCATCCTGGACATCCCACCCACCCGCGAGGAACTGGTCCATACGGGCGAGGTCTTCGGACAGGCGCTGACGAAGGCCCGGCGTCTGAAGTCATCAGCGCTTCGCGATCCGGCGCGTCAGGGCCTTGCAGGCTAG
- a CDS encoding amino acid adenylation domain-containing protein translates to MELRADGSRRLWTGFLRSAKLFPDRPAVIAQGTSLSYRQLREVAIRIAACIQAHREGAWTPLTAVFAHRSPTAFAGVLGSLLAGNGYVPLNRTFPVERTRSMLVRSECRSIIVDAESLPQMGSLMAGVDEPLLVIAPDLEDPRPYRERWPRHTVVGAADLEGYTDWRDPDARADAIAYLLFTSGSTGIPKGVMVAHRNVAAYVDHAADRFAITELDVVSQTFDMTFDLSASDMFVAWERGACVCCPSQKTLINPGRYIREQGLTIWFSVPSMVALMKQSGLLKPGGFPSLRLSLFCGEPLPVASVEAWAMAAPNSVVENIYGPTELTIACTGYRWDPKRGPAEAEMGIVPIGAPFPGMDVLVVDEHLNEVAPGADGELLMSGPQMSLGYWKDPGKTAAAFVVPPGRKELFYRTGDRVRRPAGDGPLTHLGRLDSQVKILGHRVELGEIEAVVREASGVDGVVAIGWPISPSGYGGIEVLIEGGPIDLDGLRAAVAARLPDYMVPRRWHLRGRLPRNANGKYDRKAMPAVLGDSQ, encoded by the coding sequence ATGGAGTTGCGCGCGGACGGATCACGACGGTTGTGGACGGGCTTCCTGCGCTCGGCGAAGCTGTTTCCCGACCGTCCTGCCGTCATCGCACAAGGCACGTCGCTGTCGTATCGGCAGCTTCGCGAGGTTGCGATCCGCATCGCGGCCTGTATCCAGGCCCATCGCGAAGGGGCGTGGACGCCGCTGACTGCGGTGTTCGCGCATCGCAGCCCGACGGCGTTCGCCGGCGTGCTCGGATCGCTGCTGGCCGGAAACGGCTACGTACCGCTGAACCGTACCTTCCCGGTCGAGCGCACCAGGTCGATGCTCGTCCGCTCGGAGTGCCGCTCGATCATCGTCGACGCGGAATCCTTGCCGCAAATGGGCTCGCTCATGGCGGGCGTCGACGAGCCGCTGCTCGTGATCGCGCCCGATCTCGAAGATCCGCGCCCCTATCGCGAACGATGGCCGCGGCACACTGTCGTCGGCGCTGCCGATCTCGAAGGATATACCGACTGGCGCGATCCGGACGCGCGCGCGGACGCGATCGCCTATCTGCTGTTCACCTCCGGCAGCACCGGAATTCCGAAAGGGGTGATGGTCGCACACCGCAACGTCGCAGCCTATGTCGACCATGCCGCGGATCGCTTCGCCATCACGGAGCTGGACGTCGTCTCGCAGACCTTCGACATGACGTTCGACCTATCGGCTTCCGACATGTTCGTAGCGTGGGAACGCGGTGCCTGCGTGTGCTGCCCCTCGCAGAAGACGCTGATCAATCCGGGGCGGTACATCCGCGAGCAGGGATTGACGATCTGGTTCTCGGTGCCCTCGATGGTCGCACTGATGAAGCAGTCCGGCCTGCTGAAGCCGGGAGGGTTTCCCTCGCTCAGGCTCAGCCTGTTCTGCGGCGAGCCGCTGCCCGTCGCTAGCGTCGAGGCCTGGGCGATGGCCGCGCCGAACAGCGTCGTCGAGAACATCTACGGACCGACCGAACTGACCATCGCGTGCACCGGCTACCGGTGGGATCCGAAGCGCGGGCCGGCCGAAGCGGAGATGGGCATCGTGCCGATCGGCGCGCCGTTCCCGGGAATGGATGTGCTCGTCGTCGATGAGCACCTGAACGAGGTCGCGCCGGGCGCGGACGGCGAACTGCTGATGAGCGGTCCGCAGATGTCGCTCGGCTACTGGAAGGATCCCGGGAAGACCGCCGCGGCTTTCGTCGTCCCGCCCGGTCGGAAAGAGCTGTTCTACCGCACTGGCGACCGCGTGCGCCGGCCCGCCGGCGATGGTCCCCTGACCCATCTCGGCCGCTTGGATTCCCAGGTGAAGATCCTCGGGCACCGGGTGGAGCTCGGCGAGATTGAGGCGGTGGTGCGCGAGGCCTCGGGCGTCGATGGCGTCGTGGCGATCGGTTGGCCCATCAGCCCGAGCGGCTATGGCGGCATCGAAGTGCTTATCGAAGGCGGGCCGATTGATCTCGACGGGCTTCGCGCGGCGGTCGCCGCCCGGCTGCCGGACTACATGGTCCCGCGAAGATGGCACCTCCGCGGCCGGCTGCCCCGCAACGCCAACGGAAAATACGACCGCAAGGCCATGCCGGCGGTTCTGGGAGACAGTCAATGA
- a CDS encoding acyl carrier protein, with product MSGPTTDDVRAFFGTFLNRKLEDRGQRPLRDLPDDYDLLLSGALDSLAFVEMMMAAGEHFDREIDFENLDPEQMTLIGPLCQFVSEQLAQRRLRNGPTGSSPPYG from the coding sequence ATGAGCGGTCCGACCACCGACGACGTCCGCGCATTCTTCGGCACTTTCCTCAACCGGAAGCTGGAGGACCGCGGACAGCGCCCGCTGCGTGATCTTCCCGACGACTACGACCTGCTGCTGTCGGGGGCGCTCGATTCGCTCGCCTTCGTCGAGATGATGATGGCGGCAGGCGAACACTTCGACAGGGAGATCGATTTCGAGAATCTCGATCCCGAACAGATGACGCTGATCGGGCCGCTGTGCCAGTTCGTGTCGGAGCAATTGGCGCAGCGTCGATTGCGAAACGGGCCGACCGGGTCGTCGCCGCCATACGGCTAG
- a CDS encoding isocitrate/isopropylmalate dehydrogenase family protein, giving the protein MSANDALHIAVLGGDGIGPEVMAPALEVLRKIEASAGLKFRFTEAPAGAGHYKETGKSMPESTIRLCEEADAILLGACGLPSVRYPDNTEIAPQIELRMIFDLYAGVRPARLISGVPSTIVGADQKGIDLVVIRESTEGLFASMGKGVVTESEARETMVITRRTSERLFEFSFRLAERRKARGRVGGGLTCVDKANVFKAFAFFRSIFDETAKRHPDVRADHLYIDATAAALVKRPWDFDVLVTENMFGDILSDLTAGLIGGMGMAPSADIGDRYAVFQPCHGTAPDIMGQGKANPTAMILSAAMMLDWLADKHGLESAAEAAESIERAVDKVYAGGIKPFEFGGSNGTADVAKAVLAAL; this is encoded by the coding sequence ATGTCCGCCAACGACGCACTCCATATCGCAGTCCTCGGTGGCGATGGTATCGGTCCCGAGGTGATGGCGCCGGCGCTCGAGGTGCTGCGCAAGATCGAGGCATCGGCCGGGCTCAAGTTCCGCTTCACCGAGGCGCCGGCCGGCGCTGGCCATTACAAGGAGACCGGCAAGTCGATGCCGGAGAGCACGATCCGGCTCTGCGAGGAGGCCGATGCGATCCTGCTCGGCGCCTGCGGCCTTCCGTCGGTACGCTATCCTGACAACACCGAGATCGCGCCGCAGATCGAATTGCGCATGATCTTCGATCTCTACGCCGGCGTGCGGCCCGCGCGGCTGATTTCGGGCGTGCCGAGCACGATCGTCGGTGCCGACCAGAAGGGCATCGACCTCGTGGTGATCAGGGAATCGACCGAAGGCCTGTTCGCATCAATGGGCAAGGGCGTCGTCACCGAGAGCGAGGCGCGCGAGACGATGGTGATCACGCGCCGGACCTCGGAGCGGCTGTTCGAGTTCTCGTTCCGGCTTGCCGAACGCCGCAAGGCGCGCGGCCGCGTCGGTGGCGGACTGACCTGCGTCGACAAGGCAAACGTGTTCAAGGCGTTCGCGTTCTTCCGGAGCATCTTCGACGAAACCGCGAAGCGCCATCCCGACGTCAGGGCCGACCACCTCTACATCGACGCGACCGCGGCTGCGTTGGTCAAGCGCCCGTGGGACTTCGACGTCTTGGTGACCGAGAACATGTTCGGCGACATCCTGTCCGACCTTACCGCCGGTCTGATCGGCGGCATGGGCATGGCGCCGTCGGCCGATATCGGTGACCGCTACGCGGTGTTTCAGCCGTGCCATGGCACGGCGCCCGACATCATGGGGCAGGGCAAGGCCAACCCGACCGCGATGATCCTGTCGGCTGCGATGATGCTGGACTGGCTCGCCGACAAGCACGGGCTTGAGAGCGCTGCCGAAGCGGCTGAAAGCATCGAGCGCGCGGTCGACAAGGTCTATGCCGGCGGTATCAAGCCGTTCGAGTTCGGCGGCAGCAACGGCACCGCCGATGTCGCGAAGGCCGTGCTGGCAGCACTTTGA
- a CDS encoding alcohol dehydrogenase: MKSFQVVDFNAPLKEVDQPTPQPSGTQVLIKVKAAGVCHSDLHIWEGGYDLGHGRKPLSLKDRGVSLPRTMGHETVGEIVAFGPDVKDADKGGLKVGDVALAYPWLGCGKCPTCLGGDENMCAIKPNALGVYCDGGYADHMTVPHPKYLLNLKGLDPVTAAPYACSGVTTYSALKKVEKDLDTPIVIFGAGGLGLMALSLLKAMGGKGAIVVDIDARKREAAEAAGALATVDGKAPDALEQLIKKAGQPIRAAIDLVGNAQTSQLGFDCLTKGGKLVIVGLFGGGATWALPLIPIKAVTIQGSYVGNLRETQELLDLVREKKIPAIPVTPMPLAKANEALTNLQKGQLVGRAVLTP; this comes from the coding sequence ATGAAGAGTTTCCAGGTCGTCGATTTCAACGCCCCCTTGAAAGAAGTCGATCAGCCGACGCCGCAGCCGTCGGGCACGCAGGTGCTGATCAAGGTGAAGGCCGCCGGCGTCTGCCACAGCGACCTGCACATCTGGGAGGGCGGCTACGATCTCGGCCACGGCCGCAAGCCCCTGTCACTGAAGGATCGCGGCGTCTCGCTGCCGCGCACGATGGGCCATGAGACTGTCGGCGAAATCGTGGCCTTCGGGCCTGACGTCAAGGACGCCGACAAGGGCGGCCTCAAGGTCGGCGATGTCGCGCTGGCCTATCCCTGGCTCGGCTGCGGCAAATGTCCGACCTGCCTCGGCGGCGACGAGAACATGTGCGCGATCAAGCCGAATGCGCTCGGCGTTTATTGCGACGGCGGCTATGCCGATCACATGACGGTGCCGCATCCGAAATATCTGCTCAACCTCAAGGGGCTCGATCCGGTCACGGCCGCGCCTTACGCCTGCTCCGGAGTCACGACCTACAGCGCGCTGAAGAAGGTCGAGAAGGACCTCGACACGCCGATCGTGATCTTCGGCGCCGGTGGCCTTGGCCTGATGGCACTCTCGCTGCTGAAGGCGATGGGCGGCAAGGGCGCGATCGTGGTCGATATCGACGCCCGGAAGCGCGAGGCGGCCGAAGCCGCCGGCGCGCTCGCGACCGTCGACGGCAAGGCGCCCGACGCGCTGGAGCAGCTCATCAAGAAGGCGGGGCAGCCGATCCGCGCCGCGATCGACCTGGTCGGCAACGCCCAGACCTCGCAGCTCGGCTTCGACTGCCTGACCAAGGGCGGCAAGCTCGTGATCGTCGGCCTGTTCGGCGGTGGCGCGACGTGGGCGTTGCCGCTGATCCCGATCAAGGCGGTCACCATCCAGGGCAGTTATGTCGGCAATCTGCGCGAGACGCAGGAGCTGCTTGACCTGGTGCGCGAGAAGAAGATTCCGGCGATCCCGGTGACGCCGATGCCGCTCGCCAAGGCGAACGAGGCGCTGACCAATCTGCAGAAGGGCCAGCTCGTTGGCCGCGCGGTGCTGACGCCGTAG
- a CDS encoding ABC transporter ATP-binding protein: MLQAASNPLMKVENLVVEYSVGGKTIHAVSGVSLEIARGETLGLVGESGCGKSTLGRAVLQLRQAVSGKVLFDGHDLTTLKGEPLRKMRRRVQLIFQDPIASLNPRRRIGDIVAEPLVIAGVKDPEERKRRVSEVLSAVGLDPALVSGRLPHEFSGGQCQRICIARSLVLNPEFVICDEPVSALDVSIRAQILNLLEEMKARYGLTLLFIAHDLAVVKAVSDRVAVMYLGRLCEVGPSEQLFARPAHPYTALLIEAIPVPDPDIRPTQSVPVGEPPSPIAPPSGCRFRTRCPRADARCSSEVPELRLVASGQFAACHHPLI, translated from the coding sequence ATGTTGCAGGCTGCATCCAATCCGCTGATGAAGGTGGAAAACCTCGTCGTCGAATATTCGGTGGGGGGCAAGACCATCCATGCCGTCTCCGGCGTCAGCCTCGAGATCGCGCGCGGCGAGACGCTGGGGCTGGTCGGCGAATCCGGCTGCGGCAAGTCGACGCTCGGCCGCGCCGTGCTGCAGTTGCGCCAGGCCGTCTCCGGCAAGGTGCTGTTCGACGGCCACGATCTCACCACCCTGAAGGGCGAGCCGCTGCGCAAGATGCGCCGGCGCGTGCAGCTGATCTTCCAGGACCCGATTGCCTCGCTCAATCCGCGGCGGCGGATCGGCGATATCGTCGCCGAGCCGCTGGTGATCGCGGGCGTCAAGGATCCCGAGGAACGCAAGCGGCGCGTCAGCGAGGTGCTGTCGGCGGTCGGCCTCGATCCCGCGCTGGTGAGTGGGCGCCTGCCGCACGAATTCTCCGGCGGACAATGCCAGCGTATCTGCATCGCGCGCTCGCTGGTGCTCAATCCGGAATTCGTGATCTGCGACGAGCCGGTATCCGCGCTTGACGTCTCGATCCGTGCCCAGATCCTCAATCTGCTGGAGGAGATGAAGGCGCGCTACGGCCTGACCCTGCTGTTCATCGCCCACGACCTCGCCGTGGTGAAGGCGGTCTCGGATCGCGTCGCGGTGATGTATCTCGGCCGGCTCTGCGAGGTCGGTCCGTCGGAGCAGCTGTTTGCGCGCCCCGCGCATCCTTATACCGCGCTGCTCATCGAAGCGATCCCGGTGCCGGATCCGGATATCCGGCCGACCCAGAGCGTGCCGGTCGGCGAGCCACCATCGCCGATCGCGCCACCCTCCGGCTGCCGCTTTCGCACCCGCTGTCCGCGGGCCGATGCGCGCTGTTCGAGCGAGGTGCCGGAACTGCGCCTGGTTGCGTCCGGCCAGTTCGCGGCTTGCCATCATCCGCTGATCTGA
- a CDS encoding ABC transporter ATP-binding protein, with the protein MSGALLSVENAVVDLPTPRGNLRAVDHVDLAVGAGKTLGIVGESGCGKTMLSRAVLQLLPKKAKLSGRVMFDGQDLTTLSAERLRKLRGRSLAVVFQDPMTSLNPVLTIGTQLIETIVEHLELDLAQARQRSIELLAAVGIPAPEQRLAQYPHQLSGGMRQRVAIAVALSCEPKLLIADEPTTALDVTIQAQILDLLAREQQRRHMAMIIITHDLGVVAGRTDEVAVMYAGRVVERAPTPALFKQMRMPYTEALLAALPKLDVAPHTPLPAISGRPPDPTRPLKGCSFSPRCRYSAGRCTTEKPRLSPAETLEHLYACFHPIAAGGSA; encoded by the coding sequence ATGAGCGGGGCGCTGCTTTCGGTCGAGAACGCGGTGGTCGACCTGCCGACGCCGCGCGGCAATCTGCGGGCGGTCGATCACGTCGATCTCGCCGTAGGCGCCGGCAAAACGCTCGGCATTGTCGGCGAGTCCGGTTGTGGCAAGACCATGCTGTCGCGGGCTGTCCTGCAGCTGCTGCCGAAGAAGGCGAAGCTGTCCGGCCGCGTGATGTTCGACGGCCAGGATCTCACGACACTGTCGGCGGAGAGATTGCGCAAGCTGCGCGGCCGCTCGCTGGCGGTGGTGTTCCAGGATCCCATGACCTCGCTCAATCCGGTGCTGACCATCGGCACCCAGCTGATCGAGACCATTGTCGAACATCTCGAGCTCGATCTTGCCCAGGCGAGGCAGCGCAGCATCGAACTCTTGGCGGCGGTCGGCATTCCCGCGCCCGAGCAGCGGCTGGCGCAGTATCCGCATCAGCTCTCAGGCGGCATGCGTCAGCGCGTCGCGATCGCGGTGGCGCTGTCCTGCGAGCCAAAACTGCTGATCGCCGACGAGCCGACCACGGCGCTCGACGTCACGATCCAGGCCCAGATCCTCGATCTCCTGGCGCGCGAGCAGCAGCGCCGGCACATGGCGATGATCATCATCACGCACGACCTCGGCGTGGTCGCCGGCCGCACCGACGAGGTCGCGGTGATGTATGCGGGGCGGGTCGTCGAGCGCGCGCCGACGCCAGCCTTGTTCAAGCAAATGCGGATGCCCTACACCGAGGCGCTGCTTGCCGCGCTGCCGAAGCTCGATGTCGCGCCGCATACGCCGCTGCCGGCGATTTCCGGACGGCCGCCCGATCCGACCCGGCCGCTCAAGGGCTGCTCGTTCTCGCCGCGCTGCCGCTATTCCGCCGGGCGCTGCACCACGGAGAAGCCGCGGCTCAGTCCGGCGGAGACGTTGGAGCATCTCTACGCCTGCTTCCATCCGATCGCGGCGGGAGGGAGCGCTTGA
- a CDS encoding ABC transporter permease — MATLELSLEDEAVATPVRRRRLGMLFWFAIGWMVLVFAVAIFADFLPLPSPTDMDMLERRAPISAEHWLGTDGLGRDELSRLIYGARISLIVGLCAPMIGVTIGGALGILAGYFRGRFESFVVGSMDVLLAFPPLILALAVTAYLGQSIFNLTCILGVLGIPAFMRVARAATLTLARREFVVAAQALGATHARILLRELLPNVLLPLVAFFLLGVAVTIVVEGSLSFLGLGVPPPISSWGSMIGEGRESLEVAPQLAFIPAIAMFLTVLSFNLIGDTMRALTDPRQGAL, encoded by the coding sequence ATGGCCACGCTTGAGCTGAGCCTCGAGGACGAGGCCGTTGCGACACCGGTGCGGCGCCGCCGGCTCGGCATGCTGTTCTGGTTCGCGATCGGCTGGATGGTGCTGGTGTTCGCGGTCGCGATCTTCGCCGACTTCCTGCCGCTGCCGAGCCCGACCGACATGGACATGCTGGAGCGGCGGGCGCCGATCTCGGCCGAGCATTGGCTCGGCACCGACGGCCTCGGCCGCGACGAGCTGTCGCGGCTGATCTATGGCGCGCGCATCTCGCTGATCGTCGGCCTCTGCGCACCGATGATCGGGGTCACCATCGGCGGCGCGCTCGGCATCCTCGCCGGCTATTTCCGCGGCCGTTTCGAATCCTTCGTGGTCGGCAGCATGGATGTGCTGCTGGCATTCCCGCCACTGATCCTGGCGCTTGCGGTCACCGCCTATCTCGGCCAGTCGATCTTCAACCTGACCTGCATCCTCGGCGTGCTCGGGATTCCCGCCTTCATGCGGGTGGCGCGGGCCGCGACCTTGACGCTGGCGCGGCGCGAATTCGTCGTCGCGGCGCAGGCGCTCGGCGCCACCCATGCGCGCATCCTGCTGCGTGAGCTGCTGCCGAACGTGCTGCTGCCGCTGGTCGCGTTCTTCCTGCTCGGCGTCGCCGTGACGATCGTGGTCGAGGGCTCGCTGTCGTTCCTCGGCCTCGGCGTGCCGCCGCCGATCTCGAGTTGGGGCAGTATGATCGGGGAGGGACGTGAAAGCCTCGAGGTGGCGCCGCAACTCGCCTTCATTCCGGCGATCGCGATGTTCCTGACGGTGCTTTCGTTCAACCTGATCGGCGACACGATGCGCGCGCTGACCGACCCCAGGCAGGGTGCGCTATGA
- a CDS encoding ABC transporter permease, protein MLFFVARRLLYLVPVLIAVSVLTFVIASLLPGDLAYVILGDQATPENVAALRHDLGLDQPIWLRYLGWLWHILQGDFGRSFRTGQTVWQAVSERVPISFELMILAELIGLVIGVPLAIACAAKAGSAFDRLMTGSAFGMLSVPTFLSAILLIYLFAVELRLLPATGYVPFTEDPVANLRFMVLPALTLGLAEWPGIMRVLRSDMIAALQEDYIALAKAKGLKPARILFVHALKPSSLTLVTITGINIGRLIGGAVIVESIFALPGIGRLLVGAIYTRDLIILQGVVLLVAAGFVIMNFIVDLLYAVLDPRIRHGHA, encoded by the coding sequence ATGCTGTTCTTTGTCGCGCGCAGGCTCCTGTACCTGGTGCCGGTGCTGATCGCGGTCTCGGTCCTGACTTTCGTGATCGCCTCGCTGCTGCCCGGCGATCTCGCTTACGTGATCCTCGGCGACCAGGCGACGCCTGAGAACGTCGCGGCCCTGCGTCACGACTTGGGGCTCGATCAGCCGATCTGGCTGCGCTATCTCGGCTGGCTGTGGCACATTCTGCAGGGTGATTTCGGACGATCCTTCCGCACTGGGCAGACCGTGTGGCAGGCGGTCAGCGAACGCGTCCCGATCTCGTTCGAGCTGATGATCCTGGCCGAGCTGATCGGGCTTGTGATCGGCGTGCCGCTCGCGATCGCCTGCGCCGCCAAGGCGGGCTCCGCGTTCGACCGCCTCATGACCGGATCGGCCTTCGGCATGCTGTCGGTGCCGACCTTCCTGTCCGCGATCCTCCTGATCTATTTGTTTGCGGTCGAGCTGCGGCTGTTGCCGGCAACGGGCTACGTGCCGTTCACCGAGGACCCGGTCGCCAACCTGCGCTTCATGGTGCTGCCGGCGCTGACGCTCGGGCTTGCGGAATGGCCGGGCATCATGCGGGTGTTGCGCTCCGACATGATCGCAGCGCTGCAGGAGGACTATATCGCGCTCGCCAAGGCGAAGGGCCTCAAGCCTGCGCGCATCCTGTTCGTGCACGCGCTGAAGCCGTCGTCGCTGACCCTCGTCACCATCACCGGCATCAATATCGGCCGTCTGATCGGCGGCGCCGTCATCGTCGAGTCCATTTTCGCTCTGCCGGGGATCGGCCGCCTGCTGGTCGGCGCGATCTATACCCGCGACCTCATCATCCTGCAGGGCGTGGTGCTGCTGGTCGCGGCGGGCTTCGTGATCATGAACTTCATCGTCGACCTGCTGTACGCCGTGCTCGACCCGAGGATCCGCCATGGCCACGCTTGA
- a CDS encoding ABC transporter substrate-binding protein, with protein sequence MKLAGRAHAVARIFLVAGLGAAAFAAPAHAQKQGGTLTVGQELDIPGFDPLKVGVYDTSANTAAAAIFDTLMTLDGKGEPVPKLALSWEHAEDFKTWTIKLRPGVKFHDGTPFNAQAVKENFDRQKDPANKCRCAFYITSIKSVDVIDDLTVRYNFSDPAVNFPATQSIQSSNNVMQSPTAWKTKGDDYNRNPVGTGPYILKSWTAGDRMVLEKNPDYWDKGKPYLDRIILKPLPDAQSRFASLQSGEADIIWDDEADADNIIKARKDTSLTVHTYEGSGAAVAAFNTKVPPFDDVRVRQALVMALDRNKMSQAITNGLARPASNPYGDGSWVKCKDDGALPFDVEKAKALLKDYGKPVEFKMLVTATPRGRTGGQVLQQFWKRIGANMEIEQVDQATIPPRAFMRQFQLTPWRIVDLADPDPQMYANFHTGSPVALANYSNPELDRLLEHARTTADVAQRTEDYCAISRLINKEAIWFWTFQNTYYALSSVKVKGVPKMFNGVLDVSYAWKE encoded by the coding sequence ATGAAGTTGGCCGGGCGCGCGCACGCGGTTGCGCGCATATTTCTTGTGGCGGGATTAGGCGCAGCAGCGTTCGCTGCACCGGCCCATGCGCAGAAGCAGGGCGGTACGCTCACCGTCGGCCAGGAACTGGACATTCCGGGCTTCGACCCGCTCAAGGTCGGCGTCTACGACACATCGGCCAACACCGCGGCGGCCGCGATCTTCGACACGCTGATGACGCTCGACGGGAAGGGCGAGCCGGTACCGAAGCTCGCGCTGTCCTGGGAGCATGCCGAGGACTTCAAGACCTGGACCATCAAGCTGCGGCCGGGCGTCAAATTCCACGACGGCACGCCGTTCAATGCGCAGGCGGTGAAGGAGAACTTCGACCGCCAGAAGGATCCGGCCAACAAGTGCCGCTGCGCGTTCTACATTACCAGCATCAAAAGCGTGGACGTCATCGATGACCTCACGGTGCGCTACAATTTCAGCGACCCGGCGGTGAACTTCCCGGCGACGCAATCCATTCAAAGCTCCAACAATGTGATGCAGTCGCCGACGGCCTGGAAGACCAAGGGCGACGACTACAATCGCAATCCCGTCGGCACCGGCCCCTACATCCTGAAATCCTGGACTGCCGGCGATCGCATGGTGCTGGAGAAGAACCCGGATTATTGGGACAAGGGCAAGCCCTATCTCGACCGCATCATCCTGAAGCCGCTGCCGGACGCGCAGTCGCGCTTTGCCTCCCTGCAATCGGGCGAGGCCGACATCATCTGGGACGACGAGGCCGACGCCGACAACATTATCAAGGCGCGCAAGGACACGAGTCTGACCGTCCATACCTATGAGGGCTCGGGGGCCGCAGTCGCTGCCTTCAACACCAAGGTCCCGCCGTTCGACGACGTACGCGTGCGCCAGGCGCTGGTGATGGCGCTCGACCGCAACAAGATGTCGCAAGCGATTACCAATGGCCTGGCGCGACCGGCCAGCAATCCCTACGGCGACGGTTCCTGGGTGAAGTGCAAGGATGACGGCGCGTTGCCGTTCGATGTCGAAAAGGCCAAGGCGCTGCTCAAGGACTACGGCAAACCGGTCGAGTTCAAGATGCTGGTCACGGCGACGCCGCGCGGCCGCACTGGCGGTCAGGTGCTGCAGCAATTCTGGAAGCGCATCGGCGCCAACATGGAGATCGAGCAGGTCGATCAGGCGACCATTCCGCCGCGCGCCTTCATGCGCCAGTTCCAGCTCACGCCGTGGCGCATCGTCGATCTCGCCGATCCCGATCCGCAGATGTACGCCAATTTCCACACCGGCAGCCCGGTCGCGCTGGCGAACTACTCCAATCCGGAACTCGACCGGCTGCTGGAGCATGCGCGAACCACCGCCGATGTCGCTCAGCGTACCGAGGACTATTGCGCGATCAGCCGCCTGATCAACAAGGAGGCGATCTGGTTCTGGACCTTCCAGAACACCTACTACGCGCTCTCGAGCGTGAAGGTGAAGGGCGTGCCGAAAATGTTCAACGGAGTGCTCGACGTCTCCTACGCCTGGAAGGAATAG